The sequence below is a genomic window from Candidatus Binataceae bacterium.
CCTTACCGATACAAATGTCTGGGGGCTTTTTTCACTGACGGTCAAGGCGCGTGATCTTCTGAAGGTTTATCGACCATGGGAGCGCAGACCGGCACCAGATCTGCCGGTGGGGCCGCAGCTCAGCCCGTTGTCGGAGAGTGCCGATGCGGAGTGAATAGGTGGGTGTGTTGGTGACGGCCGCCGCGTAGATCGGGGTGCCACAATCAGGACAGAAAGCATGCGCTCGTCGCGTGCCGCTCTCGGCGGTGGTTTTGATGTAAATCTTCGGGTCCCCTCTCAGTAGAACGAAGCTATCCGCTGGCGTCTGGACGTTCGCGCGGAATATAGAGCCGGTGAGATTCTGGCAATCAGTGCAGTGACAAATCGTAACCATAGCGGGATCGACGTTCGCCTCAAACGCGATCTTGCCGCAATGACAACTGCCATCGACCTTCACGGCGCTTTCCTCCTGTCACACACAATAGGATGGCGACCTTTGGACACGCGCGCCTTCTTCTTTCGTCCTGGGGCAGGAAATCGACGCGCAGGCTGGCATCTGGATTATCGACCGAGGGCTCAGACTACGAGGTGCGCACTACAGCGAAACGACTTTCAGTCACGCGAAAAGCGCACCTCGCTCGGCACGAAAAATACTGGGCCGGACAGGACACCCGTCCCTGGCTGGCTCCATTTCCCGCCGACTAGCTCGCGGCCGCCGCCGAGCTCTCCGCCTGCATCTTAGTCAGCGTCGTGCAGAGTGCGTTTTGCCACTTCAGGGTGGAGAGCTCGTCCTGGGCAAAGAGCTGCACCATCTCCTTGGTCTGCAAATCCTCTTTCAGCTGCGCGGCAAACTCGAAGAGCGGTCGGATCGTCTCGTCGGGGTTCGGAAACCGGGTCGCGCCCCGATGCAGCTTCTGATAGTCAGAGATGCTGGGATTGCCCAGGTACGTCAGGTTCTTGCGCAATTCCTCGGTCCGCCGATCCGGCATGGTGCCGCATAATTCCTGGAGCCTCCGCTCAAAGGCGCGGCCGTGATACGTCTCGCGCTCCACCACCATCTTAAGACCACCGCGAATACACTCGGTCGTGCAGACCTCCAGCCACTTGCGGATGGCCTCGCCGCCGTTGGTCTCGGCTGCACTCACGGTCTCGAGAAAGCGCAGCACCGCCTCGCGCTCGGATGCGTAGCTGCGGCCGAATGCTTTGAAACCTTCTTGGCTATTGGCGGAACCATTCTCCAGGCTCTGCATCTCCCGCTCAAAAGCCGCCTGGTCGATGATACCTGCGCGGTATGCACGCAGAATCTGCTTGAATTCGAAATCGCGGTTCATGGTTTCCTCCGTGAGCGTGAAAGTGACTCGGGATGTGCAGAACCTAAGACAGGCCTGTATTGCCTGTCAAACCTGCTGAACGATCGTTTAATGGGCAGTCGCGGTAGTCTGTTTGGAGTGCGGGACTTTGCCGAAGTGTGGTAAAGCAAATCACGAGCCCAGTCGTCGACGGAGGGTGCGCGAACGATGAACCAGCTTAATACCGAGCGCGAGCAGCGCTTCATCGACCTCGCGGCGGGTCTTGCCGATGAGTTCGCGCCGCGGGCCGCACAGCACGACGAGGAGGGATCGTTTCCCTACGAAAACTACGCGCGCCTGAAGGAAACTGGTTACACCACGCTCGTCATTCCCGAGCACCTGGGCGGGCTGGGTGCCACCCTGCTCGAGCGAATCAAGGCCCAGGAGCGCCTCGCGCAGGGGTGCGGCGCGACGGCGCTTGCGATTAACATGCATTTCAACACGCTCGGGTTGCTCGTCGATCTGCACCGAAAATTCAAGGCGCCCAACGTGGAGACCATGCTGCGCCGGATCAGCGGCGAACGCCTTATCTGTGGCGGTTCGGGTTCGGAGCCCGACAACGCGGTTATCAATCTCCGTCCACGCACCACTGCGCGACGCGCCGAGGGCGGATGGGTGGTGAACGGGCGCAAGATCTTCGGCACCCAGAGTATCGCCCTCGACCTGTTCTTCGCCGAGGCGATCTGCGAAGACGCTCCGCAAGGACCTACCATCGTCACGTTCTTCATCCCGCCCCGCGAAACCCCGGGGCTGATCTTCAAGGACGACTGGTACGTCATGGGGATGCGCGCGACCGCATCCCGCAGTTCGGAATTGAAAGATGCGTTCGTGCCCGATGCGGCGATCGTGCTGCAGCGGCCGGTCTCGCCAACCGGCCGGGTCACCAAGGTCTTTGCCAAGGCGCCCTTCACGATCGGCGCGCCCTATATCGGAATCGCGGCGGCGGCGCGCGATTTCACCGTGGGGTTTATGCGCGACCGCCCGCGCTTTCCGCTCAAACATCCGATGAGTCATCTGCCTGCCGTCTACACCAAGGTCGGCGAGATGGATTTGCTGCTCGAAGGCGCGCGCGCCGCGATGTGGAAAGCGGCGGCGGAAGTCGACCGCGACGATCCGCGCAGTTGGTCGCGCAAGGCGGTCGCCGCACGGATGATCGCGGTGGAAAACTCGGTGCGGGTGGTCGATCTTGCGCTCCGCGCGGTCGGCGGCTCCTCCTATTTCAAGCGCCTGCCGCTGGAACGGCTATTCCGCGACGTGCGCGCCGGCCTGTACCATCCGTTCGATAGCGACGAGACGCTCGAATTCCTTGGCAAGAGTGCGTTTGGAATCCCGCTCGTTGAGGGCCTCGCACCGGGGGGTGAAGCGCCCACGCCGACCAAGCCGCACAACCAAGGGAACGGCGGCCGCTGAACTCTCCTCCTTCGGGCAAATACCCGAGCGACGGATCTCTGCGGTTCCAGCCGCAAACGGCCTTTCACAATAAGGACCGAGGGCCGCAAGCAGAGCGCTTCAAGCAGTCGCAGGCACCGGGGCCAGCCGTGCTTCCACTGCGCTCAGTGGCTGGCAGCCGAAAATCGAAACCGAGGCGGCGAGCCACATCGCGACAAACACGATGAAAGCCGCATTGTAGCTGCCGCTGACATCAAAGATGTGCCCCGCGAGTACCGGGCCAACCGCCGCGCCGAGAGTGGCGAAGATTCCCGTGATTCCCATCACCGAACCAAGCCGCCTAAGCCCGAGCGACTCGGCCATCACCATCGGCATCAGCACCAGCGGCGCACCCACGGTCAGACCGTAGAAGATCACATACCCGAGCAGTGCGCTGGTATGCGCCGCACGAATCAGCATTGCCGTGCCGATCATGGAAAATGCGAAATTGATCGAGAGCGCGACCCGCGCGCTCACCCGATCTGCAAACAGGCCCATCGCGAGCTTTCCAATCGAGGTCAGGAAGAAGATGGCGCTCAACACGCCGGCGGCAAAGTTCGACGTGTAACCAATGCCGATCAAAAACGCGATCAGATGGAGCCCAGCTCCCGCGATCGAGCAGGCATAAAGGAACTGCGCCGCCGAAATCAGCCAGAACGAGCGCGTCCGAATCGCCTCGCCGATCTCAAGTCCAGGCAGCACAAAAGACGAATGCGGCTGGGTCGGAAGCCCGGCAGGGGCCCGACTCGCGGGACGTGATCTCACCGTGAGAAGTACTAGCGGTATCACGACCAAAATCATCGGCACCGCGACCGTCACATACCCGGTCCGCCATCCTCCCCAGGCAATTGCATAGTTCGAAACCATGGTCATGCCCATTCCGCCGATCGAAGTCCCCGCAAACGTCACACCCAGCGCGAGACCGCGCCGCGCCCCGAACCAGTTCGAGACGATGAGCGAACAGGGAATGATGGTCGCTGCGGTGACACCTATCGCGATGACCAGATTCGCGATCAGCAACGGGAAGTACGAATTGGCCCGGCTTGCAAACACGAAGGCCATGCCTGTGACCGCGGCCCCGCCCATCATCACGCGCCGCGCTTCGAATCGATCGAGCAGACCTCCCACCAGCGGTCCGACCAGACCCGCGGCCAGAGCACCCGCGCTGCCGAGGGTGGCAAGATGCGCACGGGTCCATCCGAAGTACTTTAACAACGCGGGAAAGAACACCGCCCCCGTGTTAATTCCGCCGCCCCAGACCACAAACAGGACCACAAATAGACTCGCGACGATCTTCCAGCCCGCTCGTTCCTGTTGCGTCATTGACGTTGTCCGGCAATCAGCTGTCCGCGAACCAAACGCGCTGTACCACGGAATGCTGACAATCTCCAGCGAGCAGAAAGCTTGCCTCCCACGCGCGCGCCGGGGCTCGGGTTTACCCGGGCAGGGGCGGCGGACCGCCGCGGTTCAGCCAGGTAACGGCACAGAACGCGCCCAGCCACGAGCCGCCCGCGGCAAACAGCGTATAAAGCGGATTTCTCGTGTAGCTGATCACCGCAAACGCCGAGAGCAGATACCAGACGCTGCTCCAGCTCGCGGCTCTTATCCGACGCCGCTCGGAAACCGCCCCATTGAACATGACATAGACGGCGTCCGTCGCCGCCGTCGATGCGACCACGCCCAAAGCGATCCACGGATTCGGAAGGTCCATCCAGGTCCTTTTCGTGCATCTATTCTGCACAGTGCTGCTGGAGCTGTATGAGTAGTGAAAAAATTAGCGGCAATCAGGTTCGCCGCAGATCCAGTTTGCTCAAGGGACCCCAGTCATGCTCATGACCACGGCGTGCTTCTGGGTTTCCCGCCGGGTCCACTGTAGGTTGCGGTGTAGCCGGGTTCTCTTTCAAACTTCACGTGCGGCATCGCGTCACAGAGGCCCTGCCACGCGGCGATCAGTTCGCTCTCCGCCCTGTAGTCAAACGGATCCTGGAGAATCTTTTCCGCTGCTCCACCCGGTTGCGGTGGATTGTCGCGAAGCCATCGGGCCGTGTACGCCAGGCCGGTCTCGGGCGCGACCACGTCTGCGTAACCAAGGTCGGCCTTCAATTTGGTCAGGTCAAGAACGCGGTGCGTGGTCCAGGGTTGGGAGATCAAAGGACGCGCAGCGCGCGCGAATCGCCATGGCATCGAAACGGTTTCCAGTTGCCGGTCGAGGGCGTCGGCGATGACTTCGGCGATCTGTCGAACCGTCAGCAAGCGTTCGTCACCGCAATTGTAAATTTGTCCACGCGCCTTCTCCGGACGATCGACCGCCAGCAAGACTGCGTGAGCCGCGTTCTCCACATAAGCTGAATGATTCAGCGTGAGCCCGTCGTCCGGCATGATTATCGGTCGTCCATCCAGGATTCGCCGCACGATGCACCATTCGCGCGGCGCGACCTGATAAGGGCCGTAGAGGAGCGGATAACGAAAGTGCGTAGCGTGCGGGTGGTGGTCAAAGACTGCCTGCTCGGTCTGCACCACCCGCCAGCCTTTCGGGTCCTCGGTTTCGGTCGAGACTAGCGGCGCGTCCTCTGCGGTGGGAATCGGCATGCCGGTGGGATTCAGCGTCGCCGGGTTCATGTATCCCCGATACGCGGGGGCCCCGCCGATCGAGATGAAGCGTCCGGTTCGTCCGGCCATGATTTCCGCGATTCGACGCAGACGACCGTAGGCTGCGACCGTCAGGTCGAAGTTTAAAGGACCGAGGGTATCGGCCAGCGCGCTCTCCGAAAACGGGTCGCTGTGAATGTGCTCGACCGTCTCCGGAATTTCCTTCACCTCGTGCCGGCCGGTATGAAGTATCGCGACCTGGTAGCCGCGTCGGAGCAGGCCGTTGACGATGAAGTGGCCGCTGGGCCCGGTGCCGCCGATAACGAGCGCCTTCAAGCTTGTACTCCATTCGCGCGGCCACCGGTGCAGCGGCGGTCGTGCGATTCAAAAAGTAGGCTGATCGGGTAGGGCGCGGAAATCGATGGTCCGATAACCTGCCGCAGCGAATTGACTATCTCGGCGACAAGCAGCTTGGTCGACAGCATCGCCTTCTATCGCGCCCACACTCCGCTTGCATCGGAGCGATAACCGAGCGCGCGATACGCGGCGTCCACCAGGCTCTGCCCGCGATCGTTCATCAGGATTCCGAAGCCCATCCGGTTCATCGTATAGCCGAAACTCATCCGGCATTCCGGGTCGGCAAAGCCAAGCGAACCGCCCGCGCCGACATGCCCGAAAGCCGGCTCCCCGATCAGTAGCGAGCAGTGCGCTGCATTGTCGAGGCGTCGATTATCCATTGCCTTCATGAACCCCAGCGAGAATCGGGTTGGAATCCGAAGCGTCGCGTCTTCGTGGGTCGCCACCGAGCACAGCGCCATTCGCTGCAACGCATCGCGGCCCAGTAGGCGCACTCCCTTCAACTCGCCGCCGTTCGCTAGCGGAGCGTAAAGGCCAGCGAGCCCGCGCGCGTTGGAGATTCCGTTGGCCGAGCCGATTTCCGCGGCGTGGGCCTCGTGGCTGTTCGCGTCGAAACCGCCCATGTTGAACATGAAGTAGTGCGTGGCTGAGTCCTTCTCCTTGACCGCGGCCTGCGAGACGCGGCTGTTGCGCACCTCGTCGGTGATTGGCGCATAGATCATCGGTGCGACTCGCGGCTCCCGATCCGCCGGCAGGCCAATCGCAAAGTCGAGTCCGAGCGGTTTGGCAACTTCCTCGTGGAAGAATGCGCCGAGTCGTTTGCCCGTCGAACGATGCACCATCTCACCGATGGTCCATGCCAGGGTGATACCGTGATAACCGTTGCGAATTCCCGGCTTCCAGAACGGCTCTTCGCGCTCAAGCAGTCCGATCATGTAGTCATAGTCATAGAACCCGCCTTTCCTCACTTTCGTGCGAAGGTGCGGGAGGCCGACTGAATGATCGAGCATCATGGTGACCAGCGCCTCCTCCTTGCCCGCCTGTCCGAAGGTCGGCCAGTAGCGCGTCACCGGTGCATCGAGATCCAGCTGTCCGCGATCGGCTGCCATATGGGCGCACAGCGCGGTCGCGCCTTTGGTTGCGGAGAAGATTACCGAGATGGTGTCACGGGACCATGCTGCGCCATCGACCGCAACGCGACCACCCCACAAGTCGGCGACCGTACGGCCCTCCAGGGTGAGACAACAGCTGGCGCCAACCTCGTCGCGCCGCTCGAAATTCTCGACGAACGCGTCGACTACGCCTTCGAACTTGGGATCGAATTCACCCTCGACAGTGCCCGCCCGCGTATTTTTCGAAATCGTTCGATTCGCCATCGCCCTCTACTCTCCCGATTTGTTGCATTAGCAGCCTTTGCGAATTCCCATTGTTGCCAAAGCTATTTGTGCTCATACCACTGGATCGCGCCCCGCAGTCCACGTTCCTTCTGCACCGCGCGAATCTCCTCGTTGCCGGGGCCAAAATGGAAGATCGCATCGAACTCGGCGCCGGCCAGCACCGTGGTGCGGAACCCCCGGATATCCATCGCACGGTTGATCGCGAGCTTCTCTAGCCGGAGTTTCTGGGCAGGAACTTTGGTTACGCGTCTCGCGTAGTCGTAGGTCTCGCGCTCGAGGCTCTCGGCAGGAAAGGCGCGGGTTGCGAATCCGATCGCCTCCGCTTCCTTGCCACTGATCCGGCTCCCGGGAAGAAACGCCAGGTACTTGGTGCGATGCGGTCCCACCATCCAGTTCCAGAACGAGCTCACGTAACCAGCGCCGGCGGGAATCGAGGGAAACCCAATACTCGCGTCCTCGGCGACGAAGATCATGTCGGTAGAAATAGCGAGCTGCGATCCGCCAGCCAGGCAGTATCCATGTACCATCGAGATGACGGGCTTGGGCAAGTCCCTCAATCGCAGCCAGTGTTCGACATAGTGCTGCAGCGATCGCTGATCGGAATCGAGCGTGTAACGCTCGCCACTGGCGCTGCCCAAGCCCACCGTCAGGTCATAACCCGAGCAGAAAGAACGCCCCGCGCCACGAATAATCAGCACTTTGATTTCGGGGTCCTTCTCGACCTCGGTCAGGGCCTCACCCATCTCCGCGATGAGCGCTGGCGTCATAGCGTTGAGCTTCTCGGGCCGATTCAGGGTCAGCGTCCCGATAAGCTCATTTTTGTCCAACAAGAGATTGGTGAATGTCATACGTGCCTCCGCGCACCCGACTCGCGTTCCTCCGATGAGAAACAGTTTGCGCGCAAACTTGCAACTGGCGCGGCGCGCCCAGGGCAGTCGAGGTAGTGCCTCCTGCGGGCCCAGCGATAACACCTTTTGCAGGTGTCTCTATACCACTGGCGGAACGGTGCGTGCGTCGAGATAAGACGTCACGGTTGCGCCCCGAGCATGCGCTTCGGCCAGCGCCACGTAGCCGTCCGGCCGCACGAGGTAGGCGGCGTCTCGTTGCAGACCCGCGCCGCTCATATCCGGACGCCATGGAAAGACCTCGAGCGGCAGGTTTCGTGCCGCACACATGGCGCGCAACTCGGAGGAGGCATCTCCATACACATGGAGCTGCCATTCGAGCGACGACAGTGGCGCGAAATTGTCCTCACCGCTTAAGTCCAACTTGACCCACGGCAAGCGATCGCCACCGTGCACTCCTCCAGCACTTCCTTCACTCAAGCTGCTTCCCCGATAGTTGACCGCCGTCTGCGAAACAGTTCGGAACAGAAAGCGTCGCACAGGCGCCAACGCGAGCAATGGCGGCATAATGGCGGGCACTGCATGCAGTCGTAAAAGTCGCGCGATCGGACCCGCACTCGTAACCCCGGTAAAGGCCCGGTCAGTCGTAGCGACCAGTCGCCGTGCAAACGCGATGCGTTCGGGTTCGTAGCTGTCCAGCAGCGACGCCTTTGCACCACTCTCAAGGACTGCGCTGAGTTTCCATGCGAGATTCACCGCATCGCCGATGCCGGTGTTCATCCCCTGTCCTCCGACCGGGCTGTGAATGTGCGCCGCATCACCGAGCAGGAATACGCGGCCCCGGCTGAAACGATTGGCGACCCGATGGTGCACCTGGTAGGTCGAGAACCAGTTCACGCGCTCAACTTCGACTCGCATCCAATCGATCACGCGTTTGCTGATGTCGTCCCACGACAGATTTTCGTGTTGCCCTTCGGCTTGCTGGCGGATGGTGCCGACCAGCCGTGCGCGCCTTTCGTCCTTCAAGGGAAACACGGCCAAAAAATCGGTCGTGTCGAAAGCGACCTGAATCTCTCCGTTCATGGCAGCGCCACGCCCCTCCACATCGGCTACATAAAAGAGGTGCGCATAGGTGCCGCCGGGGAACCCGATCCGTAACTTCTCGCGTACCGTCGAGCGCGCGCCGTCGCAGCCTCCGAGGTATGCTGCCTCGCAAGTTTCCAGCGATCCGTCGGGCAACTTAAGACGCGTCCCTACGCTATCCGGTCGGTCCTCGAAGTCGATCAACTCGGTGCACCGCTCGACCTCGACACCGCTTTGCGCCAGATGATCGATCAACAGTCGTTCGTGCTCATCCTGGGCAAAGGTCAGTGCATATGGATACGGGCTTAAGCCCGCCCCCAGGTCGCCGAAAACCGCATGCGCCACCTGTTTGCCGGCCACCCACAGATTGACGGCAGAGGCCTTGTGTCCGCGCGCGACTACCGCATCAGCAAGACCGAGCTGACGGTATAGCTCGAGTGTGCGAGCCTGCACTGCCAAGGCTCGCGAGGTCGTCCCCGCCTGCGCCGTCTTGTCGATGATGCGCACCGGCACGCCGCGCCGCGCCAGCCATAGCGCCAACACCAGTCCGGTCGGCCCCGCACCCACGATGAGGACATCGGTGGTGCGAAGATGGGCTGGCGCATCCATCATTTGTCAGCGTATCACCGAAACTGCACGCTATCTTCAATTCAGTCCGAGACCGGTCCGGCCACGGAACTAATTTTCAGCGAAAAAACCCCCTTAACCCGAGGTGCGAGTAACTCATTTTTCGAGGGTCGTCCCCCGTCAGTTTGATATTTTGGAAACGGGGGTGCAGCAGCGCCTCCGCCCGGCGCGCTCAAATGTCCAGAACCATATTGATGGGCGATCCGCAATTTTTCTCGGTGAAGGGGGGGGCCAACCCACATACGCGCAACGTCTTGGGTCTCAAGAAGAGGGTCTATGCCGAGCGGGCCCGACATCAATGGCATTCGCTGGCTCATGCCCTGATCCAGCGCGGCGCCGAAG
It includes:
- a CDS encoding GFA family protein, with translation MKVDGSCHCGKIAFEANVDPAMVTICHCTDCQNLTGSIFRANVQTPADSFVLLRGDPKIYIKTTAESGTRRAHAFCPDCGTPIYAAAVTNTPTYSLRIGTLRQRAELRPHRQIWCRSALPWSINLQKITRLDRQ
- a CDS encoding acyl-CoA dehydrogenase family protein, which gives rise to MNQLNTEREQRFIDLAAGLADEFAPRAAQHDEEGSFPYENYARLKETGYTTLVIPEHLGGLGATLLERIKAQERLAQGCGATALAINMHFNTLGLLVDLHRKFKAPNVETMLRRISGERLICGGSGSEPDNAVINLRPRTTARRAEGGWVVNGRKIFGTQSIALDLFFAEAICEDAPQGPTIVTFFIPPRETPGLIFKDDWYVMGMRATASRSSELKDAFVPDAAIVLQRPVSPTGRVTKVFAKAPFTIGAPYIGIAAAARDFTVGFMRDRPRFPLKHPMSHLPAVYTKVGEMDLLLEGARAAMWKAAAEVDRDDPRSWSRKAVAARMIAVENSVRVVDLALRAVGGSSYFKRLPLERLFRDVRAGLYHPFDSDETLEFLGKSAFGIPLVEGLAPGGEAPTPTKPHNQGNGGR
- a CDS encoding MFS transporter; protein product: MTQQERAGWKIVASLFVVLFVVWGGGINTGAVFFPALLKYFGWTRAHLATLGSAGALAAGLVGPLVGGLLDRFEARRVMMGGAAVTGMAFVFASRANSYFPLLIANLVIAIGVTAATIIPCSLIVSNWFGARRGLALGVTFAGTSIGGMGMTMVSNYAIAWGGWRTGYVTVAVPMILVVIPLVLLTVRSRPASRAPAGLPTQPHSSFVLPGLEIGEAIRTRSFWLISAAQFLYACSIAGAGLHLIAFLIGIGYTSNFAAGVLSAIFFLTSIGKLAMGLFADRVSARVALSINFAFSMIGTAMLIRAAHTSALLGYVIFYGLTVGAPLVLMPMVMAESLGLRRLGSVMGITGIFATLGAAVGPVLAGHIFDVSGSYNAAFIVFVAMWLAASVSIFGCQPLSAVEARLAPVPATA
- a CDS encoding NAD-dependent epimerase/dehydratase family protein, with product MKALVIGGTGPSGHFIVNGLLRRGYQVAILHTGRHEVKEIPETVEHIHSDPFSESALADTLGPLNFDLTVAAYGRLRRIAEIMAGRTGRFISIGGAPAYRGYMNPATLNPTGMPIPTAEDAPLVSTETEDPKGWRVVQTEQAVFDHHPHATHFRYPLLYGPYQVAPREWCIVRRILDGRPIIMPDDGLTLNHSAYVENAAHAVLLAVDRPEKARGQIYNCGDERLLTVRQIAEVIADALDRQLETVSMPWRFARAARPLISQPWTTHRVLDLTKLKADLGYADVVAPETGLAYTARWLRDNPPQPGGAAEKILQDPFDYRAESELIAAWQGLCDAMPHVKFEREPGYTATYSGPGGKPRSTPWS
- a CDS encoding serine hydrolase domain-containing protein; this translates as MANRTISKNTRAGTVEGEFDPKFEGVVDAFVENFERRDEVGASCCLTLEGRTVADLWGGRVAVDGAAWSRDTISVIFSATKGATALCAHMAADRGQLDLDAPVTRYWPTFGQAGKEEALVTMMLDHSVGLPHLRTKVRKGGFYDYDYMIGLLEREEPFWKPGIRNGYHGITLAWTIGEMVHRSTGKRLGAFFHEEVAKPLGLDFAIGLPADREPRVAPMIYAPITDEVRNSRVSQAAVKEKDSATHYFMFNMGGFDANSHEAHAAEIGSANGISNARGLAGLYAPLANGGELKGVRLLGRDALQRMALCSVATHEDATLRIPTRFSLGFMKAMDNRRLDNAAHCSLLIGEPAFGHVGAGGSLGFADPECRMSFGYTMNRMGFGILMNDRGQSLVDAAYRALGYRSDASGVWAR
- a CDS encoding enoyl-CoA hydratase-related protein; amino-acid sequence: MTFTNLLLDKNELIGTLTLNRPEKLNAMTPALIAEMGEALTEVEKDPEIKVLIIRGAGRSFCSGYDLTVGLGSASGERYTLDSDQRSLQHYVEHWLRLRDLPKPVISMVHGYCLAGGSQLAISTDMIFVAEDASIGFPSIPAGAGYVSSFWNWMVGPHRTKYLAFLPGSRISGKEAEAIGFATRAFPAESLERETYDYARRVTKVPAQKLRLEKLAINRAMDIRGFRTTVLAGAEFDAIFHFGPGNEEIRAVQKERGLRGAIQWYEHK
- a CDS encoding FAD-dependent oxidoreductase, translated to MMDAPAHLRTTDVLIVGAGPTGLVLALWLARRGVPVRIIDKTAQAGTTSRALAVQARTLELYRQLGLADAVVARGHKASAVNLWVAGKQVAHAVFGDLGAGLSPYPYALTFAQDEHERLLIDHLAQSGVEVERCTELIDFEDRPDSVGTRLKLPDGSLETCEAAYLGGCDGARSTVREKLRIGFPGGTYAHLFYVADVEGRGAAMNGEIQVAFDTTDFLAVFPLKDERRARLVGTIRQQAEGQHENLSWDDISKRVIDWMRVEVERVNWFSTYQVHHRVANRFSRGRVFLLGDAAHIHSPVGGQGMNTGIGDAVNLAWKLSAVLESGAKASLLDSYEPERIAFARRLVATTDRAFTGVTSAGPIARLLRLHAVPAIMPPLLALAPVRRFLFRTVSQTAVNYRGSSLSEGSAGGVHGGDRLPWVKLDLSGEDNFAPLSSLEWQLHVYGDASSELRAMCAARNLPLEVFPWRPDMSGAGLQRDAAYLVRPDGYVALAEAHARGATVTSYLDARTVPPVV